A part of Camelus ferus isolate YT-003-E chromosome 6, BCGSAC_Cfer_1.0, whole genome shotgun sequence genomic DNA contains:
- the RBM23 gene encoding probable RNA-binding protein 23 isoform X7 has product MSSKGKRLKRTALATSPTAPAALAAVAVVPVGAVPVGRQAKRRGVGAIVKAGIESAVVVKTETGIVIGGEAVGAEVEIGSVVTAAEAGIVDIAVSHEVETGVERIVCATGVHRLQRKYGHSKSPHFREKSPVREPVDNLSPEERDARTVFCMQLAARIRPRDLEDFFSAVGKVRDVRIISDRNSRRSKGIAYVEFCEIQSVPLAIGLTGQRLLGVPIIVQASQAEKNRLAAMANNLQKGSGGPMRLYVGSLHFNITEDMLRGIFEPFGKIDNIVLMKDSDTGRSKGYGFITFSDSECARRALEQLNGFELAGRPMRVGHVTERPDGGTDITFPDGDQELDLGSAGGRLQLMAKLAEESGIQLPTTAAAAAAAAQAAALQLNGAVPLGALNPAALTGRLALGKGGEEWGLDGRNALCSLTPLFVSALSPALNLASQAIASQCFQLSSLFTPQTMPS; this is encoded by the exons ATGAGCAGCAaaggaaagagattaaaaaggaCAGCCCTAGCAACATCACCAACAGCACCAGCAGCACTGGCAGCAGTGGCAGTGGTACCAGTGGGAGCAGTGCCAGTGGGGAGGCAAGCAA AAAGAAGAGGAGTCGGAGCCATAGTAAAAGCGGGGATAGAAAGCGCAG TCGTAGTCAAGACCGAGACCGGGATCGTCATCGGCGGAGAAGCAGTCGGAGCCGAAGTCGAGATCGGCAGCGTCGTCACCGCAGCCGAAGCTGGGATCGTCGACATAGCAGTGAGTCACGAAGTCGAGACCGGCGTCGAGAGGATCGTGTGCGCTACAGGAGTCCACCGCTTGCA GCGCAAGTACGGACACAGTAAGAGtcctcatttcagagagaagagCCCGGTCAG GGAGCCTGTTGATAATCTGAGTCCTGAGGAGCGTGATGCCCGCACTGTGTTCTGTATGCAGTTAGCTGCCCGCATTCGGCCTCGAGACCTGGAGGACTTTTTCTCTGCAGTTGGCAAG GTTCGCGATGTACGTATAATCTCAGATCGAAACTCACGTCGTTCTAAGGGAATTGCTTATGTGGAATTCTGTGAGATCCAGTCTGTGCCACTAGCCATTGGGCTGACGGGTCAGCGGCTGCTAGGAGTGCCTATCATTGTACAGGCCTCACAG gCTGAGAAAAACAGACTGGCAGCCATGGCCAACAACCTGCAGAAAGGCAGCGGTGGACCGATGCGTCTCTATGTGGGCTCCCTGCACTTCAATATCACCGAGGACATGCTCCGGGGAATCTTTGAGCCCTTTGGCAAA ATTGATAATATTGTCTTGATGAAGGACTCAGATACAGGCCGCTCTAAAGGTTATGGTTTCATTACG TTCTCTGACTCTGAGTGTGCCCGGCGGGCCCTGGAACAGTTGAATGGCTTTGAGCTTGCCGGTCGACCTATGAGGGTTGGCCATGTGACCGAGCGACCGGATGGTGGCACAGACATCACTTTTCCTGATGGAGACCAGGAGCTGGATCTGGGATCAGCAGGTGGACGTTTGCAGCTCATGGCCAAATTGGCAGAAG agtCTGGAATCCAGCTGCCAACCACGGcggctgctgccgccgccgccgcccaagCTGCTGCCTTGCAACTGAATGGAGCAGTTCCTCTGGGGGCCCTGAACCCAGCAGCTCTGACTGGTCGACTTGCACTTGGGAAAGGGGGAGAAGAGTGGGGCCTGGATGGCAGGAATGCCCTGTGCTCACTAACTCCTCTCTTTGTTTCAGCTCTGAGTCCAGCCCTGAACCTCGCCTCCCAAGCAATTGCCTCCCAGTGCTTCCAGCTTTCCAGCCTCTTTACTCCCCAAACCAT GCCATCCTGA
- the RBM23 gene encoding probable RNA-binding protein 23 isoform X6, with protein MASDDFDIVIEAMLEAPYKKEEDEQQRKEIKKDSPSNITNSTSSTGSSGSGTSGSSASGEASKKKRSRSHSKSGDRKRSRSQDRDRDRHRRRSSRSRSRDRQRRHRSRSWDRRHSSESRSRDRRREDRVRYRSPPLAAGRKYGHSKSPHFREKSPVREPVDNLSPEERDARTVFCMQLAARIRPRDLEDFFSAVGKVRDVRIISDRNSRRSKGIAYVEFCEIQSVPLAIGLTGQRLLGVPIIVQASQAEKNRLAAMANNLQKGSGGPMRLYVGSLHFNITEDMLRGIFEPFGKIDNIVLMKDSDTGRSKGYGFITFSDSECARRALEQLNGFELAGRPMRVGHVTERPDGGTDITFPDGDQELDLGSAGGRLQLMAKLAEESGIQLPTTAAAAAAAAQAAALQLNGAVPLGALNPAALTGRLALGKGGEEWGLDGRNALCSLTPLFVSALSPALNLASQAIASQCFQLSSLFTPQTMPS; from the exons ATGGCATCCGATGACTTTGATATAGTGATTGAGGCCATGCTGGAGGCTCCTTATAAAAAAGAGGAG GATGAGCAGCAaaggaaagagattaaaaaggaCAGCCCTAGCAACATCACCAACAGCACCAGCAGCACTGGCAGCAGTGGCAGTGGTACCAGTGGGAGCAGTGCCAGTGGGGAGGCAAGCAA AAAGAAGAGGAGTCGGAGCCATAGTAAAAGCGGGGATAGAAAGCGCAG TCGTAGTCAAGACCGAGACCGGGATCGTCATCGGCGGAGAAGCAGTCGGAGCCGAAGTCGAGATCGGCAGCGTCGTCACCGCAGCCGAAGCTGGGATCGTCGACATAGCAGTGAGTCACGAAGTCGAGACCGGCGTCGAGAGGATCGTGTGCGCTACAGGAGTCCACCGCTTGCAGCTGG GCGCAAGTACGGACACAGTAAGAGtcctcatttcagagagaagagCCCGGTCAG GGAGCCTGTTGATAATCTGAGTCCTGAGGAGCGTGATGCCCGCACTGTGTTCTGTATGCAGTTAGCTGCCCGCATTCGGCCTCGAGACCTGGAGGACTTTTTCTCTGCAGTTGGCAAG GTTCGCGATGTACGTATAATCTCAGATCGAAACTCACGTCGTTCTAAGGGAATTGCTTATGTGGAATTCTGTGAGATCCAGTCTGTGCCACTAGCCATTGGGCTGACGGGTCAGCGGCTGCTAGGAGTGCCTATCATTGTACAGGCCTCACAG gCTGAGAAAAACAGACTGGCAGCCATGGCCAACAACCTGCAGAAAGGCAGCGGTGGACCGATGCGTCTCTATGTGGGCTCCCTGCACTTCAATATCACCGAGGACATGCTCCGGGGAATCTTTGAGCCCTTTGGCAAA ATTGATAATATTGTCTTGATGAAGGACTCAGATACAGGCCGCTCTAAAGGTTATGGTTTCATTACG TTCTCTGACTCTGAGTGTGCCCGGCGGGCCCTGGAACAGTTGAATGGCTTTGAGCTTGCCGGTCGACCTATGAGGGTTGGCCATGTGACCGAGCGACCGGATGGTGGCACAGACATCACTTTTCCTGATGGAGACCAGGAGCTGGATCTGGGATCAGCAGGTGGACGTTTGCAGCTCATGGCCAAATTGGCAGAAG agtCTGGAATCCAGCTGCCAACCACGGcggctgctgccgccgccgccgcccaagCTGCTGCCTTGCAACTGAATGGAGCAGTTCCTCTGGGGGCCCTGAACCCAGCAGCTCTGACTGGTCGACTTGCACTTGGGAAAGGGGGAGAAGAGTGGGGCCTGGATGGCAGGAATGCCCTGTGCTCACTAACTCCTCTCTTTGTTTCAGCTCTGAGTCCAGCCCTGAACCTCGCCTCCCAAGCAATTGCCTCCCAGTGCTTCCAGCTTTCCAGCCTCTTTACTCCCCAAACCAT GCCATCCTGA